A single Acidaminococcus sp. DNA region contains:
- a CDS encoding NAD-dependent epimerase/dehydratase family protein, with amino-acid sequence MNVLVTGGAGFIGSHLVWRLLANHHDVTVADDLRHGLRTNVPEAALFRQVDILGPQLDEVMKESHFDAVVHLAAQIRVDVSTEKPGYDAEENIMGTIRVLEAAAKNGIKRFIFASSAAVYGNPPESDMPLKEDESLHPTSFYGLSKKTAENYISLYAPLWGMSYVILRFANVYGERREVDDEGGVIQIFAKRLAMKQPITLFGDGSQTRDWIYAGDIAEGIEAALFTPHANRIYNLSSGEEVSLLDVLHEMERQAGCRVRHHFAEARRGDIFRSVLDASAARDGLGWKPMIPLQEGLARTIAHAVVQAELAEGREQVHG; translated from the coding sequence ATGAACGTGCTGGTTACAGGAGGGGCAGGCTTTATCGGGTCTCATTTGGTATGGCGTCTGTTGGCAAATCACCATGACGTCACAGTGGCAGATGACCTGCGGCACGGCCTGAGGACGAATGTGCCTGAAGCCGCTCTGTTTCGGCAGGTTGATATTTTGGGGCCGCAGCTGGACGAGGTTATGAAAGAATCGCATTTTGATGCGGTCGTCCATTTGGCCGCACAGATAAGAGTTGACGTTTCGACAGAAAAACCCGGTTACGACGCGGAAGAAAATATTATGGGTACGATCCGTGTCCTGGAGGCAGCGGCAAAAAATGGTATAAAGCGTTTTATTTTTGCTTCCTCGGCGGCGGTTTATGGAAATCCACCGGAATCAGATATGCCGCTGAAAGAAGATGAATCGCTGCACCCTACTTCATTTTATGGCCTGAGCAAAAAGACGGCAGAAAATTATATTTCCCTGTATGCACCGCTCTGGGGAATGTCCTACGTCATCCTGCGCTTCGCCAATGTATACGGAGAACGCAGGGAAGTAGACGATGAGGGCGGCGTCATCCAAATTTTTGCCAAGCGCCTCGCTATGAAACAGCCAATTACCCTTTTTGGAGACGGCAGTCAGACGCGGGACTGGATTTATGCCGGAGACATTGCCGAAGGCATCGAAGCTGCACTGTTTACGCCTCACGCAAACCGCATCTATAACCTCAGCTCCGGTGAAGAGGTCTCGCTCCTGGACGTGCTGCATGAGATGGAACGTCAGGCCGGGTGCCGCGTTCGTCATCATTTTGCGGAGGCCCGCAGAGGAGATATTTTCCGTTCCGTACTGGATGCTTCGGCAGCACGGGACGGACTGGGATGGAAACCGATGATACCGCTTCAGGAAGGGCTCGCAAGAACAATCGCTCACGCTGTGGTACAGGCAGAACTTGCCGAGGGGAGGGAACAAGTCCATGGATAA
- a CDS encoding pyridoxamine 5'-phosphate oxidase family protein — MRRKDREGTQEDAVRILEAGEYGVLSTTEMEGYPYGVPVNYYYRNGCLYIHGARDAGKKVEALRRNPRVSFTVCIGVQVKPEKFTTRFQSVICFGTAEELQGNEKKEALIGLIERFSPEFLEKGTNYVDQAWDKTTVFRIHIDAMTAKIHE, encoded by the coding sequence ATGCGCAGAAAGGACAGAGAAGGAACGCAGGAAGACGCAGTCCGTATTCTTGAAGCCGGGGAGTATGGTGTACTTTCTACTACGGAAATGGAAGGTTATCCTTATGGCGTTCCGGTGAACTATTACTACAGAAATGGTTGCCTCTATATTCACGGCGCCCGTGATGCAGGTAAGAAAGTTGAAGCACTTCGCAGGAATCCCCGCGTATCTTTCACGGTCTGCATCGGGGTTCAGGTCAAGCCGGAAAAATTTACAACTCGATTCCAAAGTGTGATTTGTTTTGGAACGGCAGAAGAACTGCAGGGAAATGAGAAGAAGGAGGCCCTGATCGGGCTGATTGAGCGGTTTTCTCCCGAATTCCTTGAAAAAGGTACGAATTATGTTGATCAGGCCTGGGACAAAACAACTGTTTTTCGTATTCATATTGATGCGATGACTGCTAAAATCCATGAGTAA
- a CDS encoding glycosyltransferase family 39 protein — MDKSRRYGLLLFLLAVALCFVGNHALLVTDPVESNYAETAVEMIRSGDLFSPRIFGHYWYDKPIFYYWQLIASYKIFGINSFAARFPQGICGVLSVMLTYWFVRRLYDERRGFVAGVILATSIEFFYISRAIITDMTLFLFFNFTLMALWIAYTENKKSWCYAAYVGAALGTLTKGPIGLVLPGLIFLFFLAWRHDLKAMKRMKFFSGLLLYIVICAVWYGPMVMLHDGDFLLNFFGVHNVLRATVSEHPKQNVWYYYILMFLAGCAPWSFTLPLAGHTRSLKNNLKTLWETVKRNRWLPDCDVRTQFFVSWAFIVVLFFQIVQTKYMTYTFPYMVPLAVGFSSYLQNHTRVVRWTAGVTTVMILALTWFVAIPACRKASAYDAAQTIRKYHSDGLKVVTYGGRYPVSLTYYSGVPADRLKRAADIPGILPGTLSWNAKNMMPFRAIEDVPELSGRVLAVVNHSDQQSFLKDVEGPWEFVSDNGKWIIFEKLTPEDPDYEEDLRELANARQKNKIRLADD, encoded by the coding sequence ATGGATAAAAGTCGTCGCTATGGCCTGCTGCTTTTTCTTCTGGCAGTGGCACTTTGCTTTGTGGGCAACCATGCGCTGCTTGTAACGGATCCTGTCGAATCAAATTACGCGGAAACCGCTGTAGAGATGATTCGCTCCGGCGATTTATTTTCACCTCGGATCTTTGGGCACTATTGGTACGATAAACCGATTTTCTACTATTGGCAGCTTATTGCTTCCTATAAAATTTTTGGCATCAATTCGTTTGCCGCCCGTTTTCCCCAGGGAATCTGCGGAGTTCTCAGTGTGATGCTGACCTATTGGTTTGTCCGGCGTTTATACGATGAACGGCGCGGCTTTGTTGCCGGTGTGATTTTAGCTACTAGTATAGAATTTTTCTACATTTCCAGAGCTATTATTACCGACATGACCCTGTTTTTGTTCTTTAATTTCACGTTGATGGCGCTCTGGATTGCCTATACGGAAAACAAGAAAAGCTGGTGTTACGCAGCCTATGTAGGAGCTGCACTGGGAACACTGACAAAAGGACCAATCGGGCTTGTGCTTCCCGGCTTGATTTTTCTCTTTTTCCTCGCCTGGAGACATGATCTCAAGGCCATGAAACGGATGAAGTTTTTTTCGGGACTTTTGCTGTATATCGTCATATGTGCAGTCTGGTATGGCCCGATGGTAATGCTTCATGACGGAGATTTTCTGCTCAATTTCTTCGGTGTTCATAATGTATTAAGAGCTACGGTTTCTGAACATCCTAAACAGAATGTTTGGTATTACTACATTTTGATGTTCCTTGCCGGCTGTGCACCATGGTCCTTTACGCTGCCTCTTGCCGGGCATACCCGCAGTCTTAAAAATAATTTGAAGACGCTGTGGGAAACGGTAAAACGGAATCGCTGGCTCCCTGACTGTGATGTCCGCACACAATTTTTTGTCTCCTGGGCGTTTATCGTAGTTCTCTTCTTCCAAATCGTCCAGACAAAATATATGACATATACGTTCCCATACATGGTTCCGCTCGCTGTAGGATTTTCTTCCTATCTTCAGAACCACACTCGTGTGGTTCGGTGGACGGCCGGTGTGACTACAGTGATGATTTTGGCCCTTACCTGGTTTGTGGCGATTCCTGCATGCCGGAAGGCATCTGCCTATGACGCGGCACAGACCATTCGTAAGTATCATTCCGACGGGCTCAAAGTCGTCACGTATGGCGGACGGTATCCTGTATCGCTGACCTACTATTCCGGGGTACCGGCAGACCGGCTGAAACGTGCAGCGGATATTCCCGGTATCCTTCCCGGTACGCTGAGCTGGAATGCCAAGAATATGATGCCTTTTCGCGCAATAGAGGATGTTCCTGAACTTTCCGGCCGGGTACTGGCTGTGGTTAATCATAGTGATCAGCAAAGCTTCCTGAAAGACGTGGAGGGTCCCTGGGAATTTGTGAGCGATAATGGAAAGTGGATCATTTTTGAAAAGCTGACACCGGAAGATCCTGATTATGAAGAAGACCTTCGCGAACTTGCCAATGCCCGTCAGAAAAATAAAATCAGATTAGCAGATGACTAA
- a CDS encoding helix-turn-helix domain-containing protein codes for MDILEIYKTLANETRLNILAWLKEPAKHFPRQEYENDGNEPWSLGVSVGNIQEKAGISQSTISHYLDMMQRCGLLKICRRGKRTYYRRNEELIQELAEYIKKEL; via the coding sequence ATGGACATATTGGAAATTTATAAAACACTGGCTAATGAAACACGATTAAACATTCTTGCCTGGCTCAAGGAGCCGGCCAAACATTTTCCTCGTCAGGAATATGAGAATGATGGGAATGAGCCCTGGTCGTTGGGAGTGAGTGTAGGAAATATCCAGGAAAAAGCGGGCATCTCGCAATCTACGATTTCCCATTATCTGGACATGATGCAGCGATGCGGACTGCTGAAAATATGTCGGCGAGGCAAAAGAACGTATTACCGCCGTAACGAAGAATTGATTCAGGAACTGGCAGAATACATAAAAAAGGAGCTGTGA